One segment of Brassica napus cultivar Da-Ae chromosome C3, Da-Ae, whole genome shotgun sequence DNA contains the following:
- the LOC111211609 gene encoding protein BUNDLE SHEATH DEFECTIVE 2, chloroplastic-like isoform X1 has translation MATRPLISLQLLSSLSSFSLNPTRQSLFLPNFTKPKRLSRRSGVHCSANLITHPSVLFLGSFDGGGFVDTQTFIVTISLVVAIALSLFLGFKGDPVPCERCGGNGGTKCVFCLEGKMKVDSGIVDCKVCKGSGLIFCKKCGGSGYSRRL, from the exons ATGGCCACTCGACCTCTCATCTCTCTGCAACTCCTTTCCTCTCTTTCATCTTTTTCCTTAAACCCAACCCGGCAATCTCTCTTCTTGCCCAATTTCACTAAACCCAAAAGATTATCTAGGAGAAGTGGTGTTCATTGCTCGGCTAATCTCATCACTCACCCTTCCGTTCTCTTCTTAGGCAGCTTCGATGGCGGTGGATTCGTCGATACACAGACCTTCATTGTCACCATCAGTCTCGTCGTTGCCATTGCCCTTTCTCTCTTCCTCGGATTCAAG GGAGACCCAGTTCCATGCGAGAGATGTGGTGGAAACG GCGGAACCAAATGTGTCTTCTGCCTTGAAGGTAAGATGAAGGTGGACTCTGGCATCGTTGACTGCAAAGTCTGCAAAGGTTCAG GTTTAATTTTCTGCAAGAAATGTGGAGGTTCTGGATATTCTCGccgtttataa
- the LOC111211610 gene encoding 40S ribosomal protein S29, translating into MGHDNVWNSHPKKYGPGSRTCRVCGNSHGLIRKYGLNCCRQCFRSNAKDIGFIKYR; encoded by the exons ATGGGTCATGACAACGTGTGGAACTCTCATCCGAAGAAGTACGGTCCTGGCTCACGCACCTG CCGTGTGTGTGGAAACTCCCACGGGCTGATCAGGAAGTATGGTCTGAACTGCTGCAGACAGTGTTTCCGCAGCAATGCCAAGGACATTGGATTCATCAAG TATCGTTAA
- the LOC111211609 gene encoding uncharacterized protein LOC111211609 isoform X2 — protein sequence MATRPLISLQLLSSLSSFSLNPTRQSLFLPNFTKPKRLSRRSGVHCSANLITHPSVLFLGSFDGGGFVDTQTFIVTISLVVAIALSLFLGFKGDPVPCERCGGNGKMKVDSGIVDCKVCKGSGLIFCKKCGGSGYSRRL from the exons ATGGCCACTCGACCTCTCATCTCTCTGCAACTCCTTTCCTCTCTTTCATCTTTTTCCTTAAACCCAACCCGGCAATCTCTCTTCTTGCCCAATTTCACTAAACCCAAAAGATTATCTAGGAGAAGTGGTGTTCATTGCTCGGCTAATCTCATCACTCACCCTTCCGTTCTCTTCTTAGGCAGCTTCGATGGCGGTGGATTCGTCGATACACAGACCTTCATTGTCACCATCAGTCTCGTCGTTGCCATTGCCCTTTCTCTCTTCCTCGGATTCAAG GGAGACCCAGTTCCATGCGAGAGATGTGGTGGAAACG GTAAGATGAAGGTGGACTCTGGCATCGTTGACTGCAAAGTCTGCAAAGGTTCAG GTTTAATTTTCTGCAAGAAATGTGGAGGTTCTGGATATTCTCGccgtttataa